From the genome of Alkalimarinus coralli:
GAGATTTGTCGTTCGCCAAGGGCTTCCAGATCTACCGCGGCTCTAAGTGAGCGGCCAATGAGTCGCTGGATTTCAACGGTTCGTCCGGTTTGCTTTCCACGTGCAGCCTCACGAGACATGCGCGAACCGGTTGAGCGAGGAAGCATGCCATATTCAGCCGTTACCCAGCCTTTGCCTTGCCCTCTCAGAAAACGAGGAACAGACTCGTCAACACTGGCGGTACAAATGACCTTGGTGTCACCAAACTCGATAAGCACTGAACCTTCAGCGTGCTTGGTGTAATTGCGGGTGATTTTGATGTCTCTGGCTTGTTCTGGCGCGCGTCCGCTCGGTCTCATTCGTTGTATCCTAATACAAAAGGTTGATATCACACCTATAATTCATAGGTGTGATAGGGAAGGGTTTGACGTTGATGAGCATTTTAGCATTTAACGTTGCAAAGTAATGAAAAAAATAACCGCGTTGCCGGGTCAACGGATGCTATCGAGTGATAGAGGTGGGTTTCTGGTGATTAACTGGGTAAAATAAATTCAGAATTACCGGTCGAGGCCGGATAACCCATGCAGCAGTTTGAGGAAAAGTGAATGATTCAGAGTATGACAGCCTTTGCCCGCGAGACATCACAGGGTGACTGGGGGACGTTGACGTGGGAAATAAGATCAGTCAACCATCGTTATCTCGAACCGCACTTCAAGCTGCCTGAAAATTTACGTGAGATTGAGCCGGGTTTGCGTGAAGGCTTGCGCAAGCATCTTAATCGCGGAAAGGTCGAGTGTGCTTTGCGGTGGCAGCCAGCAGAGCAGAGCGGCGAAGGCTTTGATCTCAATATAGAGCTGGTTAAAGATATCAACCAAGCGGCTAATCAGGTAAATCGCATTCTCGATAACCCCGCTCACCTCAATGCCTTAGAACTGCTCCAGTGGCCGGGCGTGATGAAAACGGCACAGGTTGATGCCGCGCCGATAAAAACGTCAGCGTTGGCGTTATTTGATCAGGCACTAAAAACCTTGGTTGCGACTCGCAAACGTGAAGGAGAGCAGTTGAAACCTTTGTTTGATCAGCGACTTGATGCGACCAGTGCGATTGTGGCAGAAGTGAGAGGAAAACTTCCTGAAATACTGGCGGCGCAGCGAGAGAATATTTTGGCCCGTTTTGAAGACGCCAAGCTAGAGCTTGATGCCGCGAGAGTCGAGCAAGAGATGGTGCTGTTGGCGCAAAAAACAGATGTCGCTGAAGAGTTGGATCGACTCGATGCACATGTAAAGGAAGTTCGCTCAGTGCTTGGCAAAAAGGGAGCAATTGGACGTCGTCTAGACTTCTTGATGCAAGAGCTTAACCGGGAAGCAAATACCCTTTCGTCAAAGTCTATTGTGACCGATACCACGAATGCCGCGGTAGAGCTCAAAGTGCTGATCGAGCAGATGCGAGAGCAAGTGCAAAACGTTGAGTGAGACTTTATGAACTTTATAAAAAAATTAATGATATAAGTCAGTTGTAAGTTTCGTGGCCTTTCTTTCGGTTGCTTAGGATTGCATTTTTATGGTGACAGAATTGGTGGCAAATAAAATGGCTATATCCATATTTTCATCATCTGTCACCATATGGGCACTTAGGGGTGAATGATGAACAAATCAAAGCCAAGCTAAAAGCGGGCGTTACATCTAAAGTCAGAATAATCTCAATGACAAAAGTAAAGTCATTTGTTAAAATAATTAACCTGATGGGTTAATAAAAAATATATGGATATTGCGTTTTCCAGCAAGAAGCTAAAAAAGCAGCTCAGTGAAGCGAAGGTAATGGCTAAAACCCATGGCCCCAGACGCACTGCACTCTTAAAAGTCATTATGACCCAGTTAAGGGCTGCGCCCAATCTGGGAATTTTCGCTCCACCTTATAGTCCGCCTCGCCGCTGTCATGAACTGAAAGGTAATAAAAAGGGGCAATTATCAGTGGATTTGGATCATCCGTATAGACTTCTATTTAAACCGATAAACGACCCCGTACCAATGAGACCAGAAGGTGGTTTGGATTGGGATCAAGTTACAGCAATAGAAATTATAGGTGTGGAGGATACCCATGGTTGATATACAGAATGAGTTTCAGCCCGATTATGCGGTCTCCCCTGGTGAAGTTCTCAGTGTTGAGTTAGAGCTAAGGGGTATGACCCAGCAGGAGTTGGCTAAACGTACAGGCATTACACCAAAACACATTATCTCAATACTAAAAGCCAAGTCAGTTATCACTCCAGAAACGGCGATTAAGTTTGAACGGGCATTAGGTATGCCAGTGGATTACTGGTTGAATCTTGAAGCTCATTATCAGGAGATACTGGCACGTCAGGCTGAGGAAGAGAGGCTTGAACGAGACTTGGATTGGCTAACTCGTATTCCGGTTAATTCGATGGCCAAAATGAACTGGATTGAGAAGGTCAAAGATAAGAAGCAGCAGCTTGTAGAAGTGCTGCGTTTTTTTGGCATAGCCAATGTTGAGCAATGGGATGATATGTGGCCTAACCTCAATGTTGCTTATCGCCAAAACCAAACACACGAGGTATTTCCTGAAGCCGTGTCAGCTTGGTTAAGGCAGGGTGAATTGGAAGCCGCTGACATTAACTGTGCACCGTATAACAAAGCTAAGTTCAGAGAATCACTTGATCAAATTAGAGCTTTGACAACAGAAGACCCTGCGCACTTTGTACCAGCGATGCGAGAGCATTGTGCTATGGCTGGCGTTGCGGTTGTGTTCGTACCAGCATTACCAAAAACAGGCGTTAGTGGCGCAACACGTTGGTTAAATAAAGACAAAGCAATTATTCAGTTGAGTCTTCGTTATAAAACTGACGATCATCTTTGGTTTACATTCTTTCATGCGGCTGGGCACATACTTCTGCATGGAAAGAAAGAGTTATTCCTAGAAGGCACGAATGGCTTAGATCAAGAAAAAGAACACGAGGCGAATACTTTTGCCGAGCATGAACTTATTCCGCAAAAAGTGTTTGCCAAATTTATTTCTGACAGAGACTTTAAAAAGACTTCTATATCAGCTTTTGCCAAATCAGTTGGCATCGCTCCAGGGATTGTTGTAGGGCAGCTCCAGCACAAGGGGTTACTTAACGTAAAATTCTGCAATGACTTGAAGCAGCGTTTTAAGTGGGCGCATGAGTGAGTAAAGGAATAATATCCAGTACTTATTCTCAATACATATGGATAAACACCTAAACCGGAAGCTATTCGCAAAGAGGGATAAATGCTTAAAACATTTATCATAAGCACAGCTCTAGTAGCAGTACTATTTTTTGGCTGCTTTTGATGCGCCCCATGCTAAAGATATTGCCAATCAAGAGCTTCAAAAATTCACCTTCGAACCTCTAACATATTTACTAATATTTTGTACTGGTTCTCTGTGCTTAACGCCGGATCGCTTTAGAGGGAAAATAAGCCTTTTTTTTGAAAAACACTCCCCTAAAGTCAGAGCAACTTACGAGGGATGTGCGGGGTCTGTGCTTGGTTGGGGGATTGGTTCAGGTGCTGCGACAGTTTTGAAAAATGGAATGGCCATGCTTCCGGTAGTCGTTGTTGTCTGCTGTATATTTCTCATTCTTGCAATGGGGCCCTTATGGGCTAACGAATCGGTCGGCGGTTTAGCCACTAAGTACAAAGAGTTCATGGTTGCTGAAAGAAAAGGGAAGTTAGCTCTTCAACTTTGCGGTGTTGGTCTGATAATCATCGCTTCATGGGGCTTAGTTCAATGGTGGCATAATGGCTAGTAAGCCAGCTAGCCGTGTTATTGGTCTTTCACAACAAGTCAAAAGCAAATTAAGGCGGTCTTGGTCGATTGATTGAGTGCTGGTAAAAAATTATCCCGCGCCCATCGCTTCAACGAGCTTACTCCTCACTTTTTGCTGCCATTCTTGTACCCAAGACAAAACGTAGTTTTCAGTTCCTTCCACGCTCATCATTGGGTCAGCAAAGCCGAACCCAGAAAACATTCAGGTGATGAAGGGCTGTATTTCTGTGTGGGCAAACAAGGTTCACCTTATTGAACGATCCGCTACACAGTGACCAAAGGAAAGGTTATGGATATAGCTTGAGTGGCTAAGCGCTTGCCAATACTGATTCAAATGCCAAACACACTTTTATGCGCATATAAATGATAAAAATTACACTTTTATGCGCATAAAAATGTAATTTGGGTTATAGTATTGACCAGCTAACGATCTTACAGGCAGGACAAGATGATGCAGCGCACCTTACTCAACGCCTTGATGGCATGGAAAAACAAATCCATGCGCAAGCCCTTATTAATCGATGGCGCGAGGCAAACGGGTAAAACCTATTTACTGCAAGAGTTGTTTGGTAGCAGCTTTACCAACATCCTTCGTATCGACTTTCTGGAAAACCCGGCTTACAAAGAAGCATTCGATGGTTCACTGTCACCTGACGAACTGTTGATGAATATTGAGCTGCTGACCAATCAGGTGTTCAACCCGGAAACGGATCTGCTGATTTTGGATGAGATTGGTGAGTGTGAACGGGCGGTTACCTCGCTAAAGTATTTTGCCGAAAAAGCACCGACCTATTTTGTCGCGGCCAGTGGCTCGAACATTGGTTTGTTAAATGCTTTCCCTGTTGGCAAGGTGGAGCAATACAATTTACGGCCATTAACCTTCCAGGAATTTATTTACGCATCAAAGGAACAGGCGCTGATCAAAGCCTTTGATAGCCAAGCAAGCACACCGGCAGTACACACTAGGTTGATGGATAAACTGACGGACTACTTTTTTACCGGTGGTATGCCTGAAGCGGTTGCTGCTTGGTATCAATATAAAGAATCGAGCATTTTAGAGCGTGTTGAAAAGGTTTATAAAATTCATGCTGATTTAGTCGAAGGCTATCGCCGCGATTTTGGCAAGTATGCGGGTAAGGTCGATGCGACACTGATTGAATCGGTGTTCAATAGTATTCCGTCACAATTATCACTTGTGAGCGATGAGTCTGTTAAACGTTTTAAATTTAGACATGTACATGAGCGCAAGTCTCGCTACAGCGATTTTGAAACCGCAATCCATTGGCTTACCTGTTGCCGCCTAGCCTTGCCGAACTATCCTGTTGAAGGGTTGCCGAAGTCGCCTCTGGCGGCCTATAAAAAAGAGAATATGGTCAAGTTGTTTCTGTTTGATGTGGGCCTGCTCAATCATATGCTGGGTAGCAGTTACAAGGAGATCAAGCAGCAAAGCTACGAATACAAGGGTTACGTTGCAGAAAACTTTGTCCAACAAGAGCTTACTGCCATCGGTGTTGACCCTAGTTACTCGTGGCACGACGCACGCGCTGAAATTGAATTTATTCTGGCAACAGATAAAGGTGATATCGTTCCAGTCGAAGTAAAGAGCGGAAAACGCACGCGAGCTAAATCGCTGACCTCCTATATTGAAAAGTGCACGCCGAGCAAAACATTCAAGTTAACTGGCACACAGGGTTCTTCCGCGCTAGAGCAAACCAATATCGTCATGCCCTTGTACTTTGCTCAGTATTTGCCGTTGAAGTGGTGACCGTTTTTTTCCCATCACATTAAGGTCTGCTCACAGTTACTTTATTGGCAACAATCTGTAGATCTGTTAAGTCAGAGGAGCCGCCGCTTATTTGTCTGGTACTCGGGCTAACTAAGAACTCCATGATGTCCATTCTGAGCCTTTTTCTATAGAATGGGATACGATGATATCCATCTCAAATGAGTGTGCCTTTCCATTGGCTTTTAGCTACCTCAAAGCACATGCAAAAGAATGGCAAAACTCTGCTCGATAAAGCCTTTCAAAGCTGCTATTTTTCAACCCTAACAGCAGCGTAAAAGCGGCGCTGTTTCTCCATGCTTCATCGCTAAGAAGCACCACTACGACTCAGTAAAAGCCTAAGGCAAGTGGTGGGCCGCTTGGTGGGGGAGCAGGTATTTTTGAACGGTTTCTTTTCGATAACTCGTTGAGTTTGTTAGGTTCTAGGCCGCTACTCAATGAGCAGATCCAAAACATCGAATAGCTTCCTTGGTAGAAAGTTACCCATCCAAGAATGTCTTAGAAGCTCTGTATTACCTTGTGAAGAGTATTGAAAATACAGGGCTTTTTAATTTCCCCGTCCAAATCGGTTTACAGATGTCCGTTACCAGTTGCTGTTTAAGTGATGGGTAAAATGATGGGCAAGCCCTGTTTTTTGACTCAATAGCAAACAAAAAATACAGTGATGGTAATGACCTATATTTTTGCGTAAGAAAATCTGGTGTACCAAAGACTTAAATCGCCAATATGACCGACGCCTCTGCATTTTTGTACGCGTCGGTTCTCGTTTTAGCGTAGCGGTATATTTCGTAAGTGCGTTTCAATTGCTTTAATCATCTGTTTGGTAAGCGGTAAATGCGACTTTTCTTTCGCCCATACCTCATGAAAGCCTGCTACGGTTTGCTTGGCAGTATCTAAGACCAATTTTTCTGGCAGCATGGCTTTAGCCGCTAAGTGTGATAACTCATCCAGCGTGAAATCACTGAATTTTTTGCTACGGCTAACCTTTAACGACGTACTATCATCGGGGATATAAGGGATGGTTGAGACAAAATCATAAGCGGGCGCAATGGATGCAGTGCGCTTGTCTTTGTAGATCACAGACCAATTTTTCAAATGCATATCTGCATTGCCAATCAGGGTATTGAACACCAATCTGCGAGTAAATTCTGCGATGTCTTCTTCTTGGCCTTCGATGCCGATAACCTGAGCAATATTGCGCATACTGGCTTTTTTATACTTATCTTGAGGATAGACACCAAACACTTGCGCAAAATCTTCAATGTGTACGGCTTGATCACCTGCACGATCAAAGCGCTTGATCACAAAGGCCTGAGCATTTTTAAAAGCATCACCAAACTGTCCAACGCCTTGTGGAACATTAGCAATCTGACTAATGGGAAGTAGCTGAGTTTCCGGCACATCCATTCCCAACATTCGAGCCAGTTCCATCATCGAATATTCATTCTCTGGCACAGCGTCAAATCGAGACGATGGCAATTTCACAATCCAAGAGCCACCCTTACCTGTCGCTGGAATCGTCAAGCCACCGTTCGCCTGTTGTACGGCTGAAAACTTCAACTGTACACCCGCTAACGAAAACCGCATTGGGGCTTCAATTTTCGTTTCATCGTCAATGTCTTGATGCGCGTTAGGCGGCAGCGCTTCACCATCGGCTGGTTCAACCGTAATCGCGCCTGCTAAATCCTGCCCTAATACCCACAATAGAAAAAACTCCCGCGCAGGGTTCACACCGGCACGCTCTGCTAGGTAATGACGCATTGCTTCTTCTGGCAAAAGGTTGGAGAAAAACGGAGTTAACTTGGTCTGGATAGGTTTAAAGTTGGTCAGCAAACTACCTAACGAATCTTTAAAGCCAAGCCCTAAAACAGGTCGTGATTCATCATTAATATACGAATCCATAAAGGCAAAAAGCGTTCTGTCATTGCCCACGTTAGTGATCGTTGCGATGGGTTCGCCATAGAGCAAAACGTTGAGCGTAGAGACATGATTAGTCATCGTCGTCTGCCTCTAACTGATATGCGGGCGACATTTGCTCAGCTTCATCGTTGATGCCGTTATTGTTTGACCCATTGTGATAAGTACCTTGGCCACTTCGAATAATCGACTTGATAGCTGGCACAGACTTTTTAGGCGCAACAAATAGCTCTAGGTCGAGCACGCGGGCCAAAGCAATCAAACTGGACATTCTTAAATCAACGCCGCCAGACTCGATTTTCGAAATATGGCTTTGAGGCACACCCGAGCGAGCACTTAACTCTCTCTGGCTAAGCCCCTTTCGCCCCCGAGCGTCTCGAAGACTTTCTATTATCTGCTCTGTGACATAGCTCATTTCGATACGCCTTAATGGATTATTTAAGAATAAATATATACAAAAACATATCATCCTAATCCCAATATCACAAGACTGATTAGTTATTGCATATCGTTGAGTTTGTATTGATATATAAATATAGATATAAAATAACGCATGCGCTCATTTACTGTGGGGCAAATTGGACAATGGGGCAGTAATTAGAATAGCTCTCTTACAAAAAACCGTACCCAGTTTTAAGTTAAATCAACAGCCGCCACACACTTTTCCATACCTTTACCCCCATACGCCAAACGGATAGTGGTCCATTTACTGTTTGGCGTCTCGATTTTCTGCACGGGCTAAATCCCACAAAAAAGCCCTGTCACTTGGTTGTAAGTGCAGGGCTTTTTTGTGGGATTACTTAAAAACAGCCTAGCTAGGCTAGCCTTCACCCCACATCACCACCAATATTGACGCTTTACGAAAGGTTTGTTCGGGTCTTTGCGGTTTCGAATGTCCATGATGCGCCAGTTCTTACTGATAAGCTGAGCGATTTGATAAAGGGTTTCACGCGCTAGTAAAGCCCTTGTTGATCCGTTCCAGCTTTTTTGATTGGTAAACTTAATCGCTGCGGTTGCATCGGGTGATCGTGCTTTTAGCTTTTCAGCCATCGCCAATGCTTCGGCCATGGGGTCTTCAACTACGCGAGTCACCAAGCCATACTCAAGGGCTTTATCTGCGGTAATCGGGTCACCGGTCATGATGAGTTCGTTGGCGACATCTTGCGAGATCGTGCTTCGAATGGTTTGTAGCCCCGCCATATCGGGAACCATACCCCACTTCGCTTCCATGATGGCAAGCTCCGTGTCAGGGCGTGCATAACGCATATCGGCGCCTAGTGCTAAGGTCATCGCCATGCCGTAACTGATACCATGCATGACACAGATAACGGGTACGGGAAGGCGGTGCCAACCAATACAAAAGCGTTGCGCCATGTTGGTACCAAAAGGGTTTAACTTCCAACCAATTTTAAAAAATTGAATAGGCTGACCCATGATGCTTTTAATGTCTATACCCGAACTAAAGTGCTCACCCTTGCCTGAGATAATGACAACGCGGATATCACGGTCTTTTTTGATCACTTTTTGCACGTTGACGATGTCGCACATTAAGTCGAAATTAAACGCGTTGTACTTCTCAGGTCGGTTGAGGATAACGTGTGCGATGCCGTCTTCGACCTTGTAGATAATGTGATTAAATTTCATGACGTCCAGTTCTAGTTATTTATTGTTTTAGAGATAGTGCGTTAAGCGTGAGAGCCGAAGCCCTCACAATTTTTTAGTGCTATGCGCTAGCTAGGTACTAAAGCTCAGCAGCTAGCTCGGCACCTTGCTTAATGGCGCGTTTCGCGTCGAGTTCTCCGGCAAATTCAGCGCCACCAATCAGGTGGAAGTTCATCGTGGGTGAGTCTTCATTGTAGAGTTCTTTGCGCGACTCTTGACCCGCACAGATCACGATATTATCGACATCTAGCACACGCTGCTCGCCATCTACTGTGATGTGCAAACCTTTGTCATCGATCTTATCGTAGCTGACGCCACCGATCATCTCGACGTCTTTCATTTTCAATACAGCACGGTGCACCCACCCTGATGTTTTGTTCAAACCGGCACCTAAAGGGCTTTTCTTACGTTGAAGCAAATAAACTTCGCGCGCGGGTGCGTGTGGCTTTCTTTCCACTAGGTGGCCTGGGTTGTTACTATCAATATCCACGCCCCATTCTTCACTCCACTCTTCTACCGTTTGCGGCCGTGGCTTGCTGTCTGCTTTTGCGCCTGGATGAACAAGGAACTCTGCGACATCAAAACCAATACCGCCGGCACCGATCACCGCCACTTTTTTGCCCACTTTCGCGCCTGTTAGTACATCTAAGTACGACAGAACTTTCTTATGCTCGATGCCTTCGATGGGGGGCAGACGTGGGTTAATACCCGTCGCGACAATGACTTCGTCATAGCCTGATTGTTCAAGATGTTCAGCATCCACCTTGGTGTCGAGTTTCAAATTAACCCCCGAAACCTCTACTCGACGCGCGTAGTACTTGATCATCTCATAGAATTCTTCTTTGCCCGGAATCTGCTTAGCATAGTTAAACTGACCACCAATTTCACTGGCCATGTCATACAGCGTAACATCATGGCCACGTTCAGCCGCAACAGTAGACGCTGACAGACCCGCGGGGCCTGCACCAATCACCGCTACTTTTTTCTTGTTGGTTACAGGAATATAAACGAGTTCAGTCTCGTGACAAGCTTGAGGGTTTACCAAGCAAGATGCACGCTTCATCTGAAAGGTATGGTCGAGACAGGCTTGGTTACAGGCGATACAAATATTGATTTCGTCTGCACGGCCTTCTGCCGCTTTGTTGACGAAGTGCGGGTCGGCCAAAAACGGACGCGCCATAGATACTAAATCTGCGTCTCCCGAGGCAATAATATCTTCCGCGACATCGGGCGTGTTAATTCGGTTAGACGCACATACAGGAATAGACAGCTCTTTCTTGACACGTGCGGTTGCTTCACGGAAGGCTGCGCGTGGCACAGAGGTCACGATGGTCGGAACGCGCGCTTCATGCCAGCCGATGCCGGTGTTCATAATCGTGACACCCGCGTCTTCAAGCGCCTTGGCCGTTTGGACAATTTCTTGGGCCGTCATTCCGCCTTCTACCAGTTCCATCATGGATAAACGGAATAAGATAATAAACTCTTCGCCCACGGCTTTGCGGATGGCTTTGACGATCTCGACAGGGAAGCGCATACGGTTTTCGATGCTGCCGCCCCATTTATCTTTTCGCTGGTTAACGTGCGGCGCCATAAATTGGTTAATCAGGTAGCCTTCACTGCCCATGACCTCAACACCGTCATAGTTTGCGAGTTTTGCTAGGCGCGCTGTTTTTGCAAAGTCTTTGATGGTGGAACGAATCTGTTTATCCGACATGGCTTTTGGCTTAAATGGGTTAATCGCCGCTTTTTTAGCCGAAGCCGAATGTGAAAATGGGTGATAGCTGTATCGACCCGCATGCAAAATCTGTAAAGCAATTTTGCCGCCTTCTTTATGAACCGCGTTGGTGACTTTGCGATGGTTAGGAATGTCTAAATAGCTATTAAACAAGCCGGCACTTGGGTAGAACCAGCCACGTTTGTTTGGGTTATAGCCCCCTGTAATCACCAAAGCTGCGCCACCTTTTGCACGTTCGGCAAAGTAAGCAGCTAATTTATCCATGTGCCAAAAACGGTCTTCAAGGCCAGTGTGCATAGAGCCCATAATGACTCGATTTTTCAACGTGGTGAAACCCAAGTCTAAAGGTTCCATCATGTGGGGGTATGGTTGATTGCTCATACAGTCTGAAAATCATAAGTCGCCTCCCTCGCCGAGGCATCCAGAGGTATACTCGAGAGGGCTTACACTCAACAAAGGAGACGGCTTATGCAACTTTACTGCGGAATCGATCTTCATAGCAACAATAGCGTTGTATCGTTAATCAACGATAACGATACTATTGTTCAAGAAAAGCGTTTAGATAATGATCTCAATGATATCTCTAAACTACTAGCACCCTACCAATCAGACATTTTCGGAATAGTTGTTGAATCGACATACAATTGGTATTGGCTTGTTGATGGTCTAATGGATGAAGGCTATCCAGTTCATCTAGCTAATACGCTTGCCATTCAA
Proteins encoded in this window:
- a CDS encoding NADPH-dependent 2,4-dienoyl-CoA reductase encodes the protein MSNQPYPHMMEPLDLGFTTLKNRVIMGSMHTGLEDRFWHMDKLAAYFAERAKGGAALVITGGYNPNKRGWFYPSAGLFNSYLDIPNHRKVTNAVHKEGGKIALQILHAGRYSYHPFSHSASAKKAAINPFKPKAMSDKQIRSTIKDFAKTARLAKLANYDGVEVMGSEGYLINQFMAPHVNQRKDKWGGSIENRMRFPVEIVKAIRKAVGEEFIILFRLSMMELVEGGMTAQEIVQTAKALEDAGVTIMNTGIGWHEARVPTIVTSVPRAAFREATARVKKELSIPVCASNRINTPDVAEDIIASGDADLVSMARPFLADPHFVNKAAEGRADEINICIACNQACLDHTFQMKRASCLVNPQACHETELVYIPVTNKKKVAVIGAGPAGLSASTVAAERGHDVTLYDMASEIGGQFNYAKQIPGKEEFYEMIKYYARRVEVSGVNLKLDTKVDAEHLEQSGYDEVIVATGINPRLPPIEGIEHKKVLSYLDVLTGAKVGKKVAVIGAGGIGFDVAEFLVHPGAKADSKPRPQTVEEWSEEWGVDIDSNNPGHLVERKPHAPAREVYLLQRKKSPLGAGLNKTSGWVHRAVLKMKDVEMIGGVSYDKIDDKGLHITVDGEQRVLDVDNIVICAGQESRKELYNEDSPTMNFHLIGGAEFAGELDAKRAIKQGAELAAEL
- a CDS encoding ATP-binding protein; this encodes MQRTLLNALMAWKNKSMRKPLLIDGARQTGKTYLLQELFGSSFTNILRIDFLENPAYKEAFDGSLSPDELLMNIELLTNQVFNPETDLLILDEIGECERAVTSLKYFAEKAPTYFVAASGSNIGLLNAFPVGKVEQYNLRPLTFQEFIYASKEQALIKAFDSQASTPAVHTRLMDKLTDYFFTGGMPEAVAAWYQYKESSILERVEKVYKIHADLVEGYRRDFGKYAGKVDATLIESVFNSIPSQLSLVSDESVKRFKFRHVHERKSRYSDFETAIHWLTCCRLALPNYPVEGLPKSPLAAYKKENMVKLFLFDVGLLNHMLGSSYKEIKQQSYEYKGYVAENFVQQELTAIGVDPSYSWHDARAEIEFILATDKGDIVPVEVKSGKRTRAKSLTSYIEKCTPSKTFKLTGTQGSSALEQTNIVMPLYFAQYLPLKW
- a CDS encoding crotonase/enoyl-CoA hydratase family protein → MKFNHIIYKVEDGIAHVILNRPEKYNAFNFDLMCDIVNVQKVIKKDRDIRVVIISGKGEHFSSGIDIKSIMGQPIQFFKIGWKLNPFGTNMAQRFCIGWHRLPVPVICVMHGISYGMAMTLALGADMRYARPDTELAIMEAKWGMVPDMAGLQTIRSTISQDVANELIMTGDPITADKALEYGLVTRVVEDPMAEALAMAEKLKARSPDATAAIKFTNQKSWNGSTRALLARETLYQIAQLISKNWRIMDIRNRKDPNKPFVKRQYWW
- a CDS encoding YicC/YloC family endoribonuclease, whose amino-acid sequence is MIQSMTAFARETSQGDWGTLTWEIRSVNHRYLEPHFKLPENLREIEPGLREGLRKHLNRGKVECALRWQPAEQSGEGFDLNIELVKDINQAANQVNRILDNPAHLNALELLQWPGVMKTAQVDAAPIKTSALALFDQALKTLVATRKREGEQLKPLFDQRLDATSAIVAEVRGKLPEILAAQRENILARFEDAKLELDAARVEQEMVLLAQKTDVAEELDRLDAHVKEVRSVLGKKGAIGRRLDFLMQELNREANTLSSKSIVTDTTNAAVELKVLIEQMREQVQNVE
- a CDS encoding HigA family addiction module antitoxin, whose translation is MVDIQNEFQPDYAVSPGEVLSVELELRGMTQQELAKRTGITPKHIISILKAKSVITPETAIKFERALGMPVDYWLNLEAHYQEILARQAEEERLERDLDWLTRIPVNSMAKMNWIEKVKDKKQQLVEVLRFFGIANVEQWDDMWPNLNVAYRQNQTHEVFPEAVSAWLRQGELEAADINCAPYNKAKFRESLDQIRALTTEDPAHFVPAMREHCAMAGVAVVFVPALPKTGVSGATRWLNKDKAIIQLSLRYKTDDHLWFTFFHAAGHILLHGKKELFLEGTNGLDQEKEHEANTFAEHELIPQKVFAKFISDRDFKKTSISAFAKSVGIAPGIVVGQLQHKGLLNVKFCNDLKQRFKWAHE
- a CDS encoding type II toxin-antitoxin system HipA family toxin, whose translation is MTNHVSTLNVLLYGEPIATITNVGNDRTLFAFMDSYINDESRPVLGLGFKDSLGSLLTNFKPIQTKLTPFFSNLLPEEAMRHYLAERAGVNPAREFFLLWVLGQDLAGAITVEPADGEALPPNAHQDIDDETKIEAPMRFSLAGVQLKFSAVQQANGGLTIPATGKGGSWIVKLPSSRFDAVPENEYSMMELARMLGMDVPETQLLPISQIANVPQGVGQFGDAFKNAQAFVIKRFDRAGDQAVHIEDFAQVFGVYPQDKYKKASMRNIAQVIGIEGQEEDIAEFTRRLVFNTLIGNADMHLKNWSVIYKDKRTASIAPAYDFVSTIPYIPDDSTSLKVSRSKKFSDFTLDELSHLAAKAMLPEKLVLDTAKQTVAGFHEVWAKEKSHLPLTKQMIKAIETHLRNIPLR
- a CDS encoding helix-turn-helix domain-containing protein, producing MSYVTEQIIESLRDARGRKGLSQRELSARSGVPQSHISKIESGGVDLRMSSLIALARVLDLELFVAPKKSVPAIKSIIRSGQGTYHNGSNNNGINDEAEQMSPAYQLEADDDD